A window of Caldicellulosiruptoraceae bacterium PP1 contains these coding sequences:
- a CDS encoding GH32 C-terminal domain-containing protein, with protein sequence MSLVLYFPFDEMEENYTKDKITGKLNYINYTFNEAKFKKSSYPERYPGVKGNALLFDGFSTWIEVNEGIIKKETNQLTIETWIISKCYEYPENNEITAIVNQHNNEKVQGFILGLKKYNEISFRVAVNGKWFEINNSERLIPLNTWANIVAVFNGKDGYMELYINGEKVGLKEIPKDSFITPTNEKLIIGKTNNSEKLDECEIACFCGLMDQLKIYDEVLDKKKIKDNYDQYIIESNSKIQINYNNINREIYNSDKHRPVYHLIAPGCWMNEPHAPLYFEGKYHIFYQHNPHGPIWRQIHWGHAISDDMIHWRDLPYALIPEKNKIDQNGCWSGSAFIDNGIPVLIYTAQDQLTNTQCITFAKSSYFEDRDIELKNWIKYNKPIILQDMNIKTDKGEMHYGHFRDPFVWKEDNIYYAIVGTGFQKNGKSTGGAALLYISHDLYNWEYKKPLYIGDYNKYPKTGEIWELPVFLPIGKDNKGNIKYILLINPYYLNYSIYSNRYVWYWIGSWNKSNLSFMPDNDKPELFDLGEHFTGPSGMIDPKGRAIIFSIAQGRRPRRDEYLSGWAHNGGLPIHVYLREDGRLGIDVISEIESLREKEYVNITNVTIDQANKMIEFIKDDCIEIELEIETGKSNKVGIILKRSPDGIEETYLYYKSDTKEVFIDRTKSTLNDEYEKGIQGGYIDINENIVKFHIYVDKSMIEAYINNLKAITSRVYPVRDDSLGLLLWADKNPETVKIKKLNIWKLETAYKK encoded by the coding sequence ATGTCATTAGTTTTATATTTCCCATTTGATGAAATGGAAGAGAATTATACAAAAGATAAAATTACTGGAAAATTAAATTATATAAATTATACATTTAATGAGGCAAAATTTAAAAAGTCTTCATATCCAGAAAGATATCCTGGTGTTAAAGGTAATGCATTATTATTTGATGGTTTTTCAACATGGATTGAAGTCAATGAAGGAATAATCAAAAAAGAAACAAACCAGTTAACTATCGAAACCTGGATAATATCAAAATGTTATGAGTATCCTGAAAACAATGAAATTACTGCCATAGTTAATCAACATAACAATGAAAAAGTTCAAGGATTTATTTTAGGACTCAAAAAATATAATGAAATATCTTTTAGAGTAGCAGTAAATGGGAAATGGTTTGAGATCAATAATTCGGAAAGATTAATTCCATTAAATACATGGGCAAATATTGTAGCAGTTTTTAATGGCAAAGATGGATATATGGAATTATATATAAATGGTGAAAAAGTAGGTTTAAAAGAAATACCAAAAGATTCCTTTATTACACCAACAAATGAAAAACTAATAATTGGAAAAACTAATAATTCAGAAAAGTTAGATGAATGTGAAATTGCTTGTTTTTGCGGTTTGATGGACCAATTAAAAATATACGATGAAGTACTTGATAAAAAAAAGATCAAGGATAATTATGATCAATATATAATTGAATCAAATAGTAAGATACAAATAAACTACAATAATATAAATAGAGAAATATATAATAGTGATAAGCATAGACCAGTATATCATTTAATTGCACCTGGTTGTTGGATGAATGAACCACATGCTCCTTTATATTTTGAAGGGAAATATCATATCTTTTATCAGCATAATCCACATGGACCGATTTGGAGACAAATTCATTGGGGGCATGCAATTAGTGATGATATGATTCATTGGCGTGATTTGCCATATGCATTAATACCTGAAAAAAATAAAATTGACCAAAATGGGTGTTGGTCTGGTTCTGCATTTATTGATAATGGCATACCTGTTTTGATCTATACAGCTCAAGATCAATTAACTAATACCCAATGTATTACTTTTGCAAAGAGTTCATATTTTGAGGATAGAGATATTGAATTAAAAAACTGGATTAAATATAATAAACCAATAATTTTACAAGATATGAATATAAAAACAGACAAGGGCGAAATGCATTATGGCCATTTTAGAGATCCATTTGTATGGAAGGAAGATAATATATATTATGCAATAGTAGGCACTGGATTTCAAAAAAATGGGAAAAGTACAGGAGGAGCAGCATTATTATATATATCTCATGATTTATATAATTGGGAATATAAGAAACCTTTATATATTGGAGATTATAATAAATACCCTAAAACAGGTGAAATATGGGAATTACCAGTCTTCTTACCTATAGGAAAAGACAATAAAGGGAATATTAAATATATATTACTAATCAATCCATACTACTTAAATTATAGCATATATAGTAATAGATATGTATGGTATTGGATTGGGAGCTGGAACAAGAGCAATTTATCATTTATGCCTGACAATGATAAGCCTGAATTATTTGATTTAGGTGAACATTTTACTGGACCAAGTGGGATGATTGATCCAAAAGGTAGAGCAATTATTTTCAGTATAGCACAAGGTAGAAGACCAAGAAGAGATGAATATTTATCAGGTTGGGCACATAATGGAGGATTACCAATACATGTTTATTTGAGAGAAGATGGGCGTTTGGGAATAGATGTAATTTCAGAGATAGAGTCTTTAAGAGAAAAAGAGTACGTCAATATAACTAATGTCACCATAGATCAAGCAAATAAAATGATTGAATTTATTAAAGATGACTGCATTGAAATTGAATTAGAGATAGAAACAGGAAAATCAAATAAAGTTGGTATTATATTGAAAAGATCTCCTGATGGTATAGAGGAAACATATTTATATTATAAAAGTGATACAAAAGAAGTATTTATAGATAGAACAAAATCTACATTAAATGATGAGTACGAAAAAGGTATTCAAGGTGGATATATTGATATTAATGAAAATATAGTAAAATTTCATATATACGTAGACAAATCTATGATTGAAGCTTATATAAATAATCTTAAGGCAATAACGTCACGAGTATATCCAGTAAGGGATGATTCATTAGGATTATTATTATGGGCAGATAAAAACCCAGAAACAGTAAAAATTAAGAAACTTAATATTTGGAAATTAGAAACTGCATATAAAAAATGA
- a CDS encoding carbohydrate ABC transporter permease, producing MFRTKKKNIEDKLFDLISYLFLILFALIILYPLYLIVVASVSDPNMVSNGQVWYFPKGFTLEGYKRIFEDNSILLGYMNTIIYAGLGAIISVAMTVSGAYPLSRKDFYGKNFFMAIFVFTMFFGGGLIPTYLLVKSLGMLDTVWAMVIPGAVSVWNLIITRTFFQTNIPEELREAAFIDGCSDFRYFIKIILPLSKPIISVLALFVIVGQWNGYFDALIYLSNEKKYPLQLVLRNILIQAEPQLGMMIDVDTLAAKLKVRELIKYSAIIVSSVPLLVIYPFIQKYFVKGVMIGSIKG from the coding sequence ATGTTTAGAACAAAGAAAAAAAATATAGAAGATAAATTATTTGATTTAATTAGTTACTTATTTTTGATTTTATTTGCTTTAATAATTTTGTATCCACTATACCTTATTGTTGTTGCATCTGTAAGCGATCCTAATATGGTTTCAAATGGGCAAGTTTGGTATTTTCCAAAAGGCTTTACACTTGAAGGCTACAAAAGAATCTTTGAAGATAATTCGATTTTGTTAGGATATATGAATACAATAATTTATGCAGGATTAGGAGCAATTATTAGTGTTGCCATGACAGTAAGTGGAGCATATCCTTTATCACGAAAAGATTTTTATGGAAAAAACTTTTTTATGGCTATATTTGTTTTTACAATGTTTTTTGGAGGAGGACTTATTCCTACATATCTTTTGGTAAAAAGTCTCGGAATGTTAGATACAGTCTGGGCAATGGTCATACCTGGAGCAGTTTCTGTTTGGAATTTAATAATAACAAGAACATTTTTTCAGACTAATATTCCGGAAGAATTACGTGAAGCTGCTTTTATTGATGGGTGTTCAGATTTTAGATATTTTATTAAGATTATTTTACCTTTATCAAAGCCAATCATATCTGTTTTAGCATTGTTTGTTATTGTTGGCCAATGGAATGGATATTTTGATGCATTAATTTACCTTTCAAATGAAAAAAAATATCCTTTGCAACTTGTTCTTAGAAATATTTTAATACAAGCTGAACCTCAGTTAGGTATGATGATAGATGTTGATACATTGGCTGCAAAATTAAAGGTACGAGAACTCATAAAATATTCAGCAATTATTGTGTCTTCAGTTCCACTTTTAGTAATTTATCCATTTATTCAAAAATACTTTGTAAAAGGTGTAATGATTGGTTCAATAAAAGGTTAA
- a CDS encoding glycyl-radical enzyme activating protein, giving the protein MNSEGIVFDIQRCSVFDGPGIRTTVFLKGCPLRCKWCHNPESQNFLPEIMFFEEKCTLCNKCVDVCPTKSHKIMNKMHLFNGYTCKKCFLCVDQCPNEAIIIKGQKMSVYDIIDIVMKDKEYYDTSGGGLTLSGGEPLYQFEFALEILKKAKEHNISTCVETSGYTNKENLKNILPFVDIFLYDYKVTNSKKHKYLTGNDNRLIIENLDYLYNKGCKIILRFPLIPGVNDDEEHLEAISKMKLKYPKLIDVEILPYHNIGVSKLKRLGLKSDDAEFTSVTEEIKRFWYEKTGINQK; this is encoded by the coding sequence ATGAATAGTGAAGGTATAGTTTTTGATATTCAGCGTTGTTCAGTTTTTGATGGCCCTGGAATTAGAACTACAGTATTTTTAAAAGGGTGTCCTCTTAGGTGTAAATGGTGCCATAATCCTGAGTCCCAAAATTTTCTACCAGAGATTATGTTTTTTGAAGAAAAGTGTACTTTGTGTAACAAATGTGTTGATGTATGTCCTACAAAATCACATAAGATAATGAATAAAATGCACTTATTTAATGGATATACCTGTAAAAAATGCTTTCTATGTGTTGATCAATGCCCAAATGAAGCCATCATAATAAAAGGGCAGAAGATGTCTGTTTATGATATTATTGACATTGTTATGAAAGATAAAGAATATTATGATACATCAGGTGGTGGTTTAACTCTTTCTGGAGGAGAGCCATTATATCAATTTGAATTTGCATTAGAGATACTTAAGAAGGCAAAGGAACATAATATAAGCACCTGTGTTGAAACATCTGGATATACTAATAAAGAAAACTTAAAAAATATACTTCCATTTGTGGATATTTTTTTATATGATTATAAAGTAACCAATAGTAAAAAGCATAAATATTTAACTGGTAATGACAATAGATTAATAATAGAAAATTTAGATTATTTATATAATAAAGGTTGTAAAATAATATTAAGATTTCCTCTGATACCAGGGGTAAATGATGATGAAGAACACTTAGAAGCTATTTCAAAAATGAAGTTAAAATACCCCAAATTAATTGATGTAGAAATATTGCCATATCACAATATTGGGGTTTCAAAATTAAAAAGATTAGGATTAAAATCAGACGATGCTGAATTTACAAGTGTTACAGAAGAGATAAAAAGATTTTGGTATGAAAAAACAGGGATAAATCAAAAATAA
- a CDS encoding LacI family DNA-binding transcriptional regulator: MTVTIKDVAKKANVSIATVSHVINNTKYVSEELRTKVISAMNELNYTPNSVAKRLRSKKSNIVALIVPVLVDDTSSLFFMTIAQGIENTLKKHGYSVMLSNSNEELEREKELIKLFNTQMIDGLIIAPTKDDHNFMNEILDGSYPVVFIDRMPKGYLCDCVLSDNFKGSYEAVHTLIKRGHKKIGFISGSLGITTSDERIDGYKRAIINNNLELIYSLIKIGDANFENGYKFAQELVENEGATALFVANNVMTNGALKYLNDNNIKVPNEVGIIGYDDYQWTQITNPPLSIVKQYPYEMGVKAAEVLLNKINKKSRNYKEYRLPTKLIIRGT; encoded by the coding sequence TTGACAGTTACAATTAAAGATGTTGCCAAAAAGGCTAATGTTTCTATTGCTACAGTATCTCATGTAATTAATAATACAAAATATGTATCAGAAGAGTTAAGAACAAAAGTGATTAGTGCAATGAATGAGCTTAATTATACGCCTAATTCAGTAGCAAAGAGACTTAGAAGTAAAAAATCAAATATTGTTGCATTAATTGTCCCTGTTTTAGTGGATGACACTTCAAGCTTATTCTTTATGACAATAGCTCAAGGTATTGAAAATACTTTAAAAAAACATGGATATAGTGTAATGCTTAGTAATTCTAATGAAGAATTAGAAAGAGAAAAGGAACTTATAAAATTATTTAATACACAAATGATAGATGGTTTAATTATAGCCCCTACAAAAGACGATCATAATTTTATGAATGAAATATTGGATGGTAGTTACCCAGTTGTTTTTATTGACAGAATGCCAAAAGGGTATTTATGCGATTGTGTGTTATCTGATAATTTTAAGGGTTCTTATGAAGCTGTACATACTTTAATTAAAAGAGGACATAAAAAGATAGGGTTTATTAGTGGGTCTTTAGGAATAACAACAAGTGATGAAAGAATTGATGGTTATAAAAGAGCAATTATAAACAATAATTTGGAATTAATTTATTCTTTAATAAAAATCGGTGATGCTAACTTTGAAAATGGTTATAAATTTGCACAAGAACTTGTTGAAAATGAAGGTGCTACAGCTTTATTTGTAGCAAATAACGTTATGACAAATGGAGCATTAAAATATTTAAATGATAATAATATAAAAGTACCTAATGAGGTAGGCATTATAGGATATGACGATTATCAATGGACTCAAATTACCAATCCACCTCTGTCAATAGTAAAGCAATATCCATATGAAATGGGAGTTAAAGCTGCTGAAGTACTATTAAACAAAATCAATAAAAAGAGTAGAAATTACAAAGAATACAGATTACCAACTAAACTGATTATTAGAGGTACATAG
- a CDS encoding ABC transporter substrate-binding protein — MKKRLLAFTTLMLFVFSTIIGYAVQVGFNKTGLPITKSKVTLKIVSPKAPLAPNYNEMLLFKRLEKQTNVHIEWKNIPDSDYQEKKNLLLASGDLPDAFYNAGFSDYDLFRYSQDGTIIKLNTLIDKYMPNVKKLYQKRPEIKQFMTLPDGNMYSLPAGEELGTGKEAIGAVLSFQFINKKWIDKLGLKAPTNLKELHDVLVAFKNKDPNGNGKKDEIPLSFIHMWWCADIGTLFSAFGMNDTIDHLIVKNGKVTFTAMQPQYKNAIIYFNKWVKEGLIDKESFTQTKDPTALFAKGKTKDETLGSFMWWEETEIVGPEREKDYMYLGPIKGLNNENPIIYRTNGSPWGRGAFVITKANKYPEITARWIDLQFEPKMTAQVHWGAIGDVFEEKNGRLVFRPLPEGVAMGEYRQKVAPNGVGVVTAEDFKNLVDMEDRAKVRIDRVKKYSPYMTSEIIPTLFFTPSELDRKNKIEVDLYQYVNKKRAQWLMNGGIEKEWNKYLSDLKKIGIDEYLKILQTAYNRYKNSK, encoded by the coding sequence ATGAAGAAAAGGTTGTTGGCATTTACTACTTTAATGTTATTTGTATTTAGCACAATAATAGGTTATGCAGTACAAGTTGGATTTAACAAAACAGGCTTACCTATTACAAAAAGTAAAGTGACATTAAAAATAGTTTCTCCAAAAGCCCCATTAGCACCAAACTATAATGAAATGCTGTTATTTAAGAGACTAGAAAAACAAACAAATGTTCATATTGAATGGAAAAACATACCTGATTCCGACTACCAAGAAAAGAAGAATTTGCTTTTAGCAAGCGGAGATTTACCAGATGCATTTTATAATGCCGGATTCTCAGATTATGATTTATTTAGATATAGTCAAGATGGAACAATCATAAAACTTAATACCTTAATTGATAAATATATGCCAAACGTTAAAAAACTTTATCAAAAAAGACCAGAAATTAAGCAGTTTATGACATTACCAGATGGTAATATGTATTCACTTCCTGCTGGAGAAGAATTAGGAACAGGGAAAGAGGCAATTGGGGCAGTTTTATCATTCCAATTTATAAACAAAAAATGGATTGATAAGCTTGGATTAAAAGCTCCAACAAATTTAAAAGAACTACATGATGTGTTAGTTGCTTTCAAAAATAAAGATCCAAATGGAAATGGAAAGAAAGATGAAATACCATTAAGCTTTATTCATATGTGGTGGTGTGCTGATATAGGTACTTTATTTAGTGCATTTGGCATGAATGATACAATTGATCATTTAATAGTTAAAAATGGTAAGGTTACATTTACAGCTATGCAACCACAATATAAAAATGCAATTATATACTTCAATAAATGGGTAAAAGAAGGACTAATTGATAAAGAATCATTTACTCAAACAAAAGATCCTACTGCATTATTTGCAAAAGGAAAAACAAAAGATGAGACATTAGGTTCATTTATGTGGTGGGAAGAAACAGAAATAGTAGGGCCGGAAAGAGAAAAAGATTATATGTATTTAGGTCCAATCAAAGGGTTAAATAATGAAAATCCGATAATATATAGGACAAATGGTTCACCATGGGGAAGAGGAGCTTTTGTAATAACAAAGGCTAATAAATACCCTGAAATCACAGCAAGATGGATTGATTTGCAATTTGAACCTAAGATGACTGCACAGGTTCATTGGGGAGCAATAGGTGATGTTTTTGAAGAAAAAAATGGAAGACTTGTATTTAGGCCATTGCCTGAAGGTGTTGCAATGGGTGAATATAGACAAAAAGTTGCACCTAACGGAGTTGGCGTAGTAACTGCCGAAGATTTTAAAAATCTTGTAGATATGGAAGATAGAGCTAAAGTGAGAATTGATAGAGTAAAAAAATATTCACCATATATGACATCAGAAATTATACCAACATTATTCTTCACCCCAAGTGAATTAGACAGAAAAAATAAAATTGAGGTTGATTTATATCAATATGTTAATAAAAAGAGAGCTCAATGGTTAATGAACGGTGGTATTGAAAAAGAATGGAATAAATATCTAAGTGATCTAAAGAAAATTGGTATTGACGAATATCTAAAGATATTGCAAACTGCTTACAATAGATATAAAAATAGCAAATAA
- a CDS encoding ABC transporter permease yields MIFPLKKIKFSFKQILKNYQLYLLIMPTFLYFIIFKYIPMYGVLMAFEDYVPSRGIIGSPWVGLRHFVNFFNSFNFWDLIKNTVYLSVFQLIITFPFPIIIALMLNELTNEKIKKTIQTIIYAPYFISTVVLVGMMYVFLSPSSGIVNKIIEAISGNTIDFFSAPEWFRPLYIISSLWQGTGFGTVIYMAALASVDPQLHEAAIVDGASKLKRIFVIDLPAIMPVIIIQLILAVGNIMNVGFEKTFLMQTPLNLDVSEIIQTYVYKAGLLQAQYSFSTAVGLFNAVINFILLITVNALVKKISETSLW; encoded by the coding sequence ATGATTTTTCCATTAAAGAAAATTAAGTTTTCGTTTAAGCAAATATTAAAAAACTATCAATTATACCTATTAATTATGCCAACATTTTTGTATTTTATTATTTTTAAGTATATTCCAATGTATGGAGTTTTAATGGCTTTTGAAGATTATGTACCTTCAAGAGGCATAATTGGGAGCCCTTGGGTTGGATTAAGACATTTTGTGAATTTCTTTAATTCATTTAATTTTTGGGATTTAATAAAAAATACAGTTTATCTAAGTGTTTTTCAATTAATAATCACATTTCCATTTCCAATAATTATCGCTTTAATGCTTAATGAATTAACAAACGAAAAAATAAAGAAAACAATACAAACAATTATTTATGCACCATATTTTATATCAACAGTAGTGCTTGTTGGTATGATGTACGTATTTCTTTCACCTTCAAGTGGTATTGTGAACAAAATTATTGAAGCTATTAGTGGAAATACAATAGACTTTTTTTCAGCACCCGAATGGTTTAGACCACTATATATTATATCAAGTTTATGGCAGGGAACAGGCTTTGGGACTGTAATTTATATGGCTGCATTAGCCAGTGTAGACCCACAATTACATGAAGCAGCAATTGTTGATGGTGCATCTAAACTTAAAAGAATTTTTGTTATAGACCTTCCTGCAATTATGCCAGTAATTATTATACAGTTGATACTCGCAGTTGGTAATATAATGAATGTTGGTTTCGAAAAAACATTCTTAATGCAGACCCCTCTTAATTTAGATGTTTCTGAAATTATTCAAACATATGTTTATAAAGCGGGATTATTGCAAGCACAATATTCATTTTCTACCGCCGTAGGTCTTTTTAATGCCGTTATAAACTTTATTTTACTTATAACAGTTAATGCATTAGTGAAAAAAATAAGTGAGACAAGTCTTTGGTAG
- a CDS encoding pyruvate formate lyase family protein: MVSGPLDFELSFTEVYKKYKNEHQAIREIMCLKEQFKYYFDNIQKGDLFAGRVRYPLVGFGLETTTGGSLFYCKKNAILKKLDISNVTNEYKNKVLDMITFWEEEAFIDHEVSLGDKPKYGKMIKRLPKEILDATSNYIADMGGRLAGTNINFGKLLKKGIPGLYEEVLYYKEQKENKNEDSSLYKAMLMSLDIIKEVMLRYAEQALEMSENEKDENIKNELINISKILNKLANSKPETLREALQLVWIYAMAAQTVNFGRMDVYLGDFYVNDLNRKIITQEQALKYLQEFWKMIVARRIAAHEPGDFNGRIIIGGKGRSNEENADKFALLAMEASRTVIETEPQLSLRFYEGMNPDLMKKALDVIGEGRIYPMLYNDDVNIPAVSKAFGIDEKDAEQYLPYGCGEYNIDYKAIGSPNCSLNLLKALEVALHNGKDPLTGNIIGLQTGDINQFDTFEKLYDSYKKQVEFYIEMLAKRHKIEYEVEAKNAAFVLVSLLYDNCLEKGKSVVEGGAKYTGGIIESFGLVNTGDSLAAIKKLVYEEKKITLEQLVEALDNNFEGFDDIRKMCLETPKYGNDDDYVDFIVKDVSNHMCEHAKKQAKKINFDYFLVVNINNYYNVRLGNLTSASADGRKKGEPLANGNNPTAGRDKNGITAFLNSLTKINSDNHAGYVQNMKFSKTLFNEQRPKVEALLKTYFKKGGTQAMITVVNKGDLENAMKEPEKYQNLIVRVGGFSARFVELPKDVQIDVLNRTLY, translated from the coding sequence ATGGTTAGTGGACCTTTAGATTTTGAACTAAGCTTTACAGAAGTGTACAAGAAATATAAAAATGAACATCAAGCTATAAGAGAAATAATGTGCTTAAAGGAACAATTTAAATATTATTTTGATAATATTCAAAAAGGTGATTTGTTTGCAGGAAGAGTTAGATACCCATTGGTTGGTTTTGGATTAGAAACTACTACTGGTGGTTCATTATTTTACTGCAAAAAGAATGCTATATTAAAAAAATTAGATATTTCAAATGTAACTAATGAGTATAAAAATAAAGTATTAGATATGATTACCTTTTGGGAAGAAGAGGCATTTATTGATCATGAAGTTTCTTTAGGTGATAAACCAAAGTATGGGAAAATGATTAAAAGACTACCTAAAGAAATACTTGATGCTACATCAAATTATATTGCTGACATGGGTGGAAGATTGGCTGGAACAAATATAAATTTTGGCAAACTACTTAAAAAAGGTATACCTGGTTTATATGAAGAAGTACTTTATTATAAAGAACAAAAAGAAAATAAAAATGAGGATTCATCTTTATATAAGGCAATGTTGATGTCTTTGGATATCATAAAAGAAGTAATGCTAAGATATGCAGAGCAAGCATTAGAAATGTCAGAAAACGAAAAAGATGAAAATATAAAAAATGAACTTATTAATATTTCAAAAATATTAAATAAATTAGCCAATTCAAAGCCAGAAACTTTAAGAGAAGCTTTGCAGCTTGTATGGATATATGCAATGGCAGCACAAACAGTTAATTTTGGACGAATGGATGTATACCTTGGTGATTTTTATGTAAATGATTTAAATAGAAAAATCATAACTCAAGAGCAAGCATTAAAATACCTTCAAGAATTTTGGAAAATGATAGTAGCTCGTAGAATAGCTGCACATGAACCAGGAGACTTTAATGGGAGAATAATTATTGGAGGAAAAGGAAGATCTAATGAGGAAAATGCTGATAAGTTTGCCCTTTTAGCTATGGAGGCATCAAGGACTGTTATTGAAACTGAACCTCAGCTTTCACTAAGATTTTATGAGGGAATGAACCCTGATCTTATGAAAAAAGCCTTAGATGTAATAGGTGAAGGCAGAATATACCCAATGCTTTATAACGATGATGTAAATATTCCTGCAGTATCAAAGGCATTTGGAATTGATGAAAAAGACGCTGAACAATATCTTCCATATGGTTGTGGTGAATATAATATTGATTATAAAGCTATTGGCTCACCTAATTGTTCATTAAATTTACTAAAAGCACTTGAAGTTGCACTTCATAATGGTAAAGACCCATTAACGGGTAATATTATAGGTCTTCAAACAGGAGATATTAACCAATTTGATACATTTGAAAAACTTTATGATTCATATAAAAAACAAGTAGAGTTCTATATAGAGATGTTGGCCAAAAGGCATAAGATAGAATATGAGGTTGAAGCCAAGAATGCAGCATTTGTTCTTGTTAGTTTGCTTTACGATAACTGTCTTGAAAAAGGAAAGTCTGTTGTAGAAGGTGGAGCAAAATATACTGGCGGAATAATTGAATCATTTGGGCTTGTAAATACTGGTGATAGTTTAGCTGCTATAAAGAAGCTTGTTTATGAAGAAAAGAAGATTACTTTAGAACAATTAGTTGAGGCTTTAGATAATAATTTTGAGGGATTTGATGATATTAGAAAAATGTGTTTAGAGACTCCTAAGTATGGTAATGATGATGATTATGTAGATTTTATTGTGAAAGATGTTAGCAACCACATGTGTGAACATGCTAAAAAACAGGCAAAAAAGATTAATTTTGATTACTTTTTAGTTGTTAATATAAATAATTATTACAACGTTCGTTTAGGTAATTTGACATCTGCTTCAGCTGATGGAAGAAAGAAAGGAGAACCTCTTGCAAATGGCAATAATCCTACTGCAGGAAGAGATAAAAATGGTATTACAGCCTTTTTAAATTCACTTACAAAGATAAATTCGGATAATCATGCTGGTTATGTTCAAAATATGAAATTTAGTAAAACCTTATTTAATGAGCAGAGGCCTAAAGTTGAGGCACTTCTCAAAACCTATTTTAAAAAAGGCGGAACTCAGGCAATGATCACTGTTGTAAATAAAGGTGATTTGGAAAATGCAATGAAAGAACCAGAAAAGTATCAGAACCTAATAGTTCGTGTTGGTGGGTTTAGTGCAAGATTTGTTGAGCTACCTAAAGATGTTCAAATAGATGTTTTAAATAGAACATTATATTAA